A segment of the Aliidongia dinghuensis genome:
ATCGCCGGCCTCATCGGTCCGACCATGGCATTGCTCGACGCCATGGCGGTGACGATCGGGACGTTGCGCCTCAGCCTCCTCCTCCTGCTCCGCGGCACCCTCGTCCTGGTCGTGCTGGTCTGGCTGGCGAACCTCGCGGCGCGGCTCGCCGAGCAGCGGCTTCGGCTGTTGCCGCGGCTGACGCCGGCGATGCAGGTGCTGATCGCGAAGCTCATCAAGGTGACCCTCCTGACGCTCGCCGTCGTGCTGGCGCTGGGCGCGGTCGGTATTGACCTCACCGCCTTCGCCGTGTTCTCCGGTGCGATCGGCGTCGGGCTCGGCTTCGGTCTGCAGAAGGTCGTCTCCAACCTGATCAGCGGCGTCATCCTGCTGATCGACAGCTCGATCAAGCCGGGCGACGTGATCGAGGTCGGCAACTCATATGGCTGGATCACCCGGCTCAACGCCCGCTATGTCTCAGTCATAACCCGCGACGGCACCGAATTCCTGATCCCGAACGAGGATCTGATCACGCAGCGGGTTATCAACTGGTCTTATTCAAGTGATGCCGTGCGCCTGCACGTAACGGTCCCGATCCCCTACGACGCGGACGTGCGGCTCGGAATGGAGCTCTGCCTGGAAGCAGCGCGCTGCGCTGCCCGCGTGCTCGAAGAGCCGACACCCAACTGCCTCCTGACGGCGTTCGGCGAAAACGCGATCGAACTCGAGCTGCGCTTCTGGATCAGCGATCCGCGCAACGGCACGGCCAACATCCGCAGCGCAGTGCGGCTCGGCATCTGGGACCGTTTCCAGGCGCACGGCATCGCCATGCCGTATCCGCAGCGCGAGGTACACCTGCATGCCGCTCCCGCTCGCGAGGTCCCCCTGAAGGCTCCAAGGCCGGCGGCCGATTAGGGCGCCGACGGGTCAATCGGCCAGCATGAAAATCCCCTGGAAACATCAACGTTTCCGAGGGCTTCCATGTGGCAGCGGGAACTGGATTTAGCGCAGACCGACATTTGGTCAAGATGAGCGTTTGATCGGAGATCGTACGGCGCGCCTGATAAAATTGAGTGGTGGGTTTGTCGAAGGCTTGGGGGGGGGCTGGATCACGGGTCTCGCCTGGCTGCGGGACGGCTCGGCCGCTCGCGCAAAAAAAGACTTCGGCTGATTTGGCGACTCTTCGAAATTCCCTCAAAACAATTCGACCGCTGAAAATAAAATTTTCTCCCCTTGTGGATAAGATTTGCAATTTCCATATAACATATTCTTGTCTTTTTTTCGGCGTTACCCTGGTCAGACCGCTCTTCCACGACGCGAGGCCTGGTTCAA
Coding sequences within it:
- a CDS encoding mechanosensitive ion channel family protein, with the protein product MLQVPTMTSLEEWARTVVVWAGERVFSLNSLAQLGVSVLAALIAWWLGPRLGRALQAYGERFTAWVAVQLLIAAGAAVPGVLFLFLLQLGVLGFDHADYPSHLLRLVFGLTLAWVAIHFSSSFVRDRKLAQLIAFGAFLIAALNIAGLIGPTMALLDAMAVTIGTLRLSLLLLLRGTLVLVVLVWLANLAARLAEQRLRLLPRLTPAMQVLIAKLIKVTLLTLAVVLALGAVGIDLTAFAVFSGAIGVGLGFGLQKVVSNLISGVILLIDSSIKPGDVIEVGNSYGWITRLNARYVSVITRDGTEFLIPNEDLITQRVINWSYSSDAVRLHVTVPIPYDADVRLGMELCLEAARCAARVLEEPTPNCLLTAFGENAIELELRFWISDPRNGTANIRSAVRLGIWDRFQAHGIAMPYPQREVHLHAAPAREVPLKAPRPAAD